A DNA window from Ctenopharyngodon idella isolate HZGC_01 chromosome 10, HZGC01, whole genome shotgun sequence contains the following coding sequences:
- the tp53bp2b gene encoding apoptosis-stimulating of p53 protein 2b isoform X1, which translates to MMPMFLTVYLSNSDKHFTELPITPETLCRDVVDMCKEPGEVDCYLAEMWRGSERVIGDSERIIEVLQRWGQQRAEVRFFLRHDRAPGHDTGGHRAPESLAKRNAVKGTMDRYMENGMATPHMDITLSELQEMASRQQQQINAQQQLLATKEQRLRFLKLQDQRQQQQQASEQEKLRLLRENAENQEAKLRRVRALKGQVEQKRISNSKLVEEIEQMNGLFQQKQRELVVAVSRVEELSRQLDMLRGGKMDISHEAGPSSSGELERLYKELQLRNKLNQEQSAKLQQQRENLNKRNIEMATMDKRVAELRERLWKKKAALQQKENLPQPSEGQSSQPIGPSRVAAVGPYIQTTPAPPVPPRQEILVKPAYPDGTATLPKPLPKPTTSIGFLTSKISKVSDLFSNTETNSSTHVHSSTLPRMTSHGSQEKDSEADLRPPPLPLRKNQSSEDLLRDAQSAGRTFGKVPPPVPSKPKPALPGQSTFSKPPYSTGTFPGKARSANQKPPMPLPSHNNTLPLPLPPKPDTLPAATVRPFTSDTLAGKETSTTTTLHKPQTVAASSIYSMYTQQSTLGKGYQGQSTLTRSQPRLYGKPVIPSSGGQQSLIQDSSHLEKTGGLDGDQVDQGNNMAPGSSSVEGQEVERVPRPLSPTKLLPFLSNSHRLQSDVDLEALRKRLHHAPRPLKKRGSITESEGPGGPNIQKLLYQKTTLAAMETTITPATFFQTEGEDGCRPVAVEGTRPQEGHHDTTIPECEREEEDIMPPPLPPRSPILDDSTISSTGPKESQLKEEQEVYGPAAPEPYVEEYPPYPPPPYPSMTEQEGPGEDSINMKAPEVTGQVTLPPGKRTNLRKTGSERINHGMRVRFNPLALLLDSSLEGEYDLVQRIIYEVDDPSLPNDEGITALHNAVCAGHTEIVKFLVQFGVNVNAADSDGWTPLHCAASCNNVQVCKFLVESGAAVYATTYSDMQTAADKCEEMEEGYAQCSQFLYGVQEKMGIMNRGVVYALWDYDAESPDELSFKEGDCLTVLRREDSEETEWWWARCADNEGYIPRNLLGLYPRIKPRQRSLA; encoded by the exons ATGTTCTTAACGGTGTACCTCAGCAACAGCGACAAGCACTTCACTGAGCTTCCTATCACGCCAGAGACGCTGTGTCGAGATGTGGTGGACATGTGTAAAGAGCCAGGGGAGGTGGACTGCTATCTGGCTGAGATGTGGAGAGGATCTG AGCGTGTGATTGGTGACAGCGAGCGTATTATCGAAGTACTGCAGCGCTGGGGTCAGCAAAGGGCGGAGGTGCGATTCTTCCTGCGCCATGACCGAGCACCTGGCCACGATACAG GAGGTCACAGAGCTCCAGAGTCACTTGCCAAGAGAAATGCTGTGAAGGGGACAATGGACAGATACATGGAAAATGGA ATGGCGACCCCTCATATGGACATCACTCTCAGCGAGTTGCAAGAGATGGCGTCCCGGCAACAACAACAGATCAACGCACAACAACAGCTCCTGGCCACAAAG GAACAGCGACTGCGATTCCTGAAGCTGCAAGACCagcggcagcagcagcagcaggcgTCCGAGCAGGAGAAACTGCGACTGCTGCGGGAGAACGCAGAGAACCAGGAGGCCAAATTGCGCAGGGTTCGAGCTCTAAAAGGACAAGTGGAACAGAAACGCATCAGCAATAGTAAACTAG TGGAGGAAATCGAGCAGATGAATGGTCTGTTCCAGCAGAAGCAGCGGGAGCTGGTGGTAGCCGTCAGCAGGGTTGAGGAGTTGAGTCGACAACTGGACATGTTACGTGGTGGCAAAATGGACATCTCACACGAGGCTGGACCGAGCTCCAGTGGAGAACTTGAGCGACTATACAAAGAACTTCAG CTgaggaataaattaaatcagGAGCAAAGTGCCAAACTCCAGCAGCAGAGAGAGAATCTAAACAAGAGGAACATAGAAATGGCCACCATGGACAAAAGAGTGGCTGAACTGAGAGAGAGGCTCTGGAAGAAAAAAGCTGCTCTCCAACAGAAAGAGAACTTGCCT CAGCCATCTGAGGGGCAGAGCTCTCAGCCCATCGGCCCTTCCAGGGTTGCTGCTGTTGGGCCGTACATCCAGACCACCCCAGCTCCTCCAGTTCCTCCCAGGCAGGAGATTCTGGTGAAGCCTGCTTATCCCGACGGCACAGCTACCCTTCCCAAACCCCTCCCTAAACCGACCACAA GTATTGGTTTCTTGACAAGTAAGATCTCCAAGGTGTCAGATTTGTTTTCCAATACAGAAACCAACAGCAGCACCCATGTCCACTCCTCCACCCTTCCCCGTATGACCAGTCACGGATCTCAGGAAAAAG ATTCTGAGGCAGATTTGAGACCACCGCCATTGCCCTTACGCAAGAACCAGAGTAGTGAGGACCTCTTGAGGGATGCCCAG TCTGCAGGTAGAACGTTTGGGAAGGTTCCACCTCCTGTTCCCAGCAAGCCCAAACCTGCTCTACCAGGCCAGTCCACCTTCAGTAAACCTCCTTACAGCACAGGCACCTTCCCTGGCAAAGCCagatcagccaatcagaaacccCCAATGCCCCTTCCATCCCACAACAACACCTTACCCCTACCTCTGCCCCCTAAACCAGACACCTTACCTGCTGCAACGGTACGTCCTTTCACGTCAGATACTTTAGCAGGGAAAGAGACCTCCACCACCACCACACTCCACAAGCCTCAGACGGTGGCAGCTAGCTCCATCTACTCCATGTACACCCAACAGAGCACTCTCGGGAAGGGTTACCAAGGGCAAAGTACACTGACCCGTTCACAGCCTCGAT TATACGGTAAACCAGTCATCCCATCCAGTGGGGGGCAGCAGTcccttattcaggacagtagcCATCTTGAGAAAACTGGAGGTCTAGATGGTGACCAAGTGGACCAGGGCAACAATATGGCCCCTGGATCCTCCTCTGTTGAGGGCCAGGAGGTAGAACGTGTTCCCCGGCCCCTCAGCCCAACCAAACTTCTCCCGTTCCTCTCAAATTCCCATCGGCTCCAGAGCGACGTTGACTTGGAGGCCCTGAGGAAGAGACTGCACCATGCACCCAGGCCTCTTAAAAAGCGTGGCTCTATTACAGAATCCGAGGGGCCCGGTGGACCCAACATCCAGAAGCTCCTCTACCAGAAGACCACGCTGGCGGCCATGGAGACCACCATCACCCCAGCTACCTTCTTTCAGACAGAAGGCGAGGATGGATGCAGGCCGGTAGCTGTTGAGGGCACTAGACCTCAGGAAGGACACCATGATACTACGATACccgagtgtgagagagaggaggaggacaTAATGCCTCCACCGCTTCCACCTCGATCGCCTATCCTGGATGACAGCACCATTTCCAGCACTGGACCAAAGGAATCACAGCTGAAGGAAGAACAGGAAGTCTATGGCCCGGCTGCTCCAGAGCCTTATGTTGAGGAGTACCCACCTTACCCTCCGCCTCCATATCCCAGCATGACAGAGCAGGAGGGACCGGGGGAGGACAGCATCAATATGAAGGCGCCAGAGGTCACAGGACAGGTCACACTACCACCG GGTAAAAGAACGAATCTGCGTAAGACAGGCTCGGAGCGCATCAACCATGGGATGCGTGTGCGCTTTAACCCCCTAGCCCTCCTGCTGGACTCCTCTTTAGAGGGCGAGTACGACCTCGTCCAGAGGATCATATATGAG GTGGACGACCCCAGTTTGCCCAATGATGAGGGCATCACTGCTCTGCACAATGCTGTGTGTGCTGGACACACAGAAATTGTAAAGTTCCTGGTGCAGTTTGGAGTGAACGTGAATGCCGCAGACAGCGATGGAtg GACTCCCCTGCACTGCGCTGCTTCTTGTAATAACGTGCAAGTGTGTAAGTTCCTGGTGGAATCGGGAGCTGCCGTATATGCCACAACCTACAGCGACATGCAGACGGCGGCAGACAAGTGCGAAGAGATGGAAGAAGGATACGCCCAATGTTCTCAGTTTCTCTATG GTGTGCAGGAGAAGATGGGCATAATGAACAGGGGCGTCGTTTATGCCCTGTGGGACTATGATGCAGAGAGCCCAGATGAGTTGTCCTTTAAAGAAGGAGACTGCCTGACTGTCCTACGAAGAGAGGACAGTGAAGAAACAGAGTGGTGGTGGGCAAGATGTGCCGACAATGAGGGCTACATACCTCGCAATCTTCTCGGG ctatACCCCAGAATCAAACCCAGACAGAGGAGCCTTGCGTAA
- the tp53bp2b gene encoding apoptosis-stimulating of p53 protein 2b isoform X2, giving the protein MMPMFLTVYLSNSDKHFTELPITPETLCRDVVDMCKEPGEVDCYLAEMWRGSERVIGDSERIIEVLQRWGQQRAEVRFFLRHDRAPGHDTGGHRAPESLAKRNAVKGTMDRYMENGMATPHMDITLSELQEMASRQQQQINAQQQLLATKEQRLRFLKLQDQRQQQQQASEQEKLRLLRENAENQEAKLRRVRALKGQVEQKRISNSKLVEEIEQMNGLFQQKQRELVVAVSRVEELSRQLDMLRGGKMDISHEAGPSSSGELERLYKELQLRNKLNQEQSAKLQQQRENLNKRNIEMATMDKRVAELRERLWKKKAALQQKENLPPSEGQSSQPIGPSRVAAVGPYIQTTPAPPVPPRQEILVKPAYPDGTATLPKPLPKPTTSIGFLTSKISKVSDLFSNTETNSSTHVHSSTLPRMTSHGSQEKDSEADLRPPPLPLRKNQSSEDLLRDAQSAGRTFGKVPPPVPSKPKPALPGQSTFSKPPYSTGTFPGKARSANQKPPMPLPSHNNTLPLPLPPKPDTLPAATVRPFTSDTLAGKETSTTTTLHKPQTVAASSIYSMYTQQSTLGKGYQGQSTLTRSQPRLYGKPVIPSSGGQQSLIQDSSHLEKTGGLDGDQVDQGNNMAPGSSSVEGQEVERVPRPLSPTKLLPFLSNSHRLQSDVDLEALRKRLHHAPRPLKKRGSITESEGPGGPNIQKLLYQKTTLAAMETTITPATFFQTEGEDGCRPVAVEGTRPQEGHHDTTIPECEREEEDIMPPPLPPRSPILDDSTISSTGPKESQLKEEQEVYGPAAPEPYVEEYPPYPPPPYPSMTEQEGPGEDSINMKAPEVTGQVTLPPGKRTNLRKTGSERINHGMRVRFNPLALLLDSSLEGEYDLVQRIIYEVDDPSLPNDEGITALHNAVCAGHTEIVKFLVQFGVNVNAADSDGWTPLHCAASCNNVQVCKFLVESGAAVYATTYSDMQTAADKCEEMEEGYAQCSQFLYGVQEKMGIMNRGVVYALWDYDAESPDELSFKEGDCLTVLRREDSEETEWWWARCADNEGYIPRNLLGLYPRIKPRQRSLA; this is encoded by the exons ATGTTCTTAACGGTGTACCTCAGCAACAGCGACAAGCACTTCACTGAGCTTCCTATCACGCCAGAGACGCTGTGTCGAGATGTGGTGGACATGTGTAAAGAGCCAGGGGAGGTGGACTGCTATCTGGCTGAGATGTGGAGAGGATCTG AGCGTGTGATTGGTGACAGCGAGCGTATTATCGAAGTACTGCAGCGCTGGGGTCAGCAAAGGGCGGAGGTGCGATTCTTCCTGCGCCATGACCGAGCACCTGGCCACGATACAG GAGGTCACAGAGCTCCAGAGTCACTTGCCAAGAGAAATGCTGTGAAGGGGACAATGGACAGATACATGGAAAATGGA ATGGCGACCCCTCATATGGACATCACTCTCAGCGAGTTGCAAGAGATGGCGTCCCGGCAACAACAACAGATCAACGCACAACAACAGCTCCTGGCCACAAAG GAACAGCGACTGCGATTCCTGAAGCTGCAAGACCagcggcagcagcagcagcaggcgTCCGAGCAGGAGAAACTGCGACTGCTGCGGGAGAACGCAGAGAACCAGGAGGCCAAATTGCGCAGGGTTCGAGCTCTAAAAGGACAAGTGGAACAGAAACGCATCAGCAATAGTAAACTAG TGGAGGAAATCGAGCAGATGAATGGTCTGTTCCAGCAGAAGCAGCGGGAGCTGGTGGTAGCCGTCAGCAGGGTTGAGGAGTTGAGTCGACAACTGGACATGTTACGTGGTGGCAAAATGGACATCTCACACGAGGCTGGACCGAGCTCCAGTGGAGAACTTGAGCGACTATACAAAGAACTTCAG CTgaggaataaattaaatcagGAGCAAAGTGCCAAACTCCAGCAGCAGAGAGAGAATCTAAACAAGAGGAACATAGAAATGGCCACCATGGACAAAAGAGTGGCTGAACTGAGAGAGAGGCTCTGGAAGAAAAAAGCTGCTCTCCAACAGAAAGAGAACTTGCCT CCATCTGAGGGGCAGAGCTCTCAGCCCATCGGCCCTTCCAGGGTTGCTGCTGTTGGGCCGTACATCCAGACCACCCCAGCTCCTCCAGTTCCTCCCAGGCAGGAGATTCTGGTGAAGCCTGCTTATCCCGACGGCACAGCTACCCTTCCCAAACCCCTCCCTAAACCGACCACAA GTATTGGTTTCTTGACAAGTAAGATCTCCAAGGTGTCAGATTTGTTTTCCAATACAGAAACCAACAGCAGCACCCATGTCCACTCCTCCACCCTTCCCCGTATGACCAGTCACGGATCTCAGGAAAAAG ATTCTGAGGCAGATTTGAGACCACCGCCATTGCCCTTACGCAAGAACCAGAGTAGTGAGGACCTCTTGAGGGATGCCCAG TCTGCAGGTAGAACGTTTGGGAAGGTTCCACCTCCTGTTCCCAGCAAGCCCAAACCTGCTCTACCAGGCCAGTCCACCTTCAGTAAACCTCCTTACAGCACAGGCACCTTCCCTGGCAAAGCCagatcagccaatcagaaacccCCAATGCCCCTTCCATCCCACAACAACACCTTACCCCTACCTCTGCCCCCTAAACCAGACACCTTACCTGCTGCAACGGTACGTCCTTTCACGTCAGATACTTTAGCAGGGAAAGAGACCTCCACCACCACCACACTCCACAAGCCTCAGACGGTGGCAGCTAGCTCCATCTACTCCATGTACACCCAACAGAGCACTCTCGGGAAGGGTTACCAAGGGCAAAGTACACTGACCCGTTCACAGCCTCGAT TATACGGTAAACCAGTCATCCCATCCAGTGGGGGGCAGCAGTcccttattcaggacagtagcCATCTTGAGAAAACTGGAGGTCTAGATGGTGACCAAGTGGACCAGGGCAACAATATGGCCCCTGGATCCTCCTCTGTTGAGGGCCAGGAGGTAGAACGTGTTCCCCGGCCCCTCAGCCCAACCAAACTTCTCCCGTTCCTCTCAAATTCCCATCGGCTCCAGAGCGACGTTGACTTGGAGGCCCTGAGGAAGAGACTGCACCATGCACCCAGGCCTCTTAAAAAGCGTGGCTCTATTACAGAATCCGAGGGGCCCGGTGGACCCAACATCCAGAAGCTCCTCTACCAGAAGACCACGCTGGCGGCCATGGAGACCACCATCACCCCAGCTACCTTCTTTCAGACAGAAGGCGAGGATGGATGCAGGCCGGTAGCTGTTGAGGGCACTAGACCTCAGGAAGGACACCATGATACTACGATACccgagtgtgagagagaggaggaggacaTAATGCCTCCACCGCTTCCACCTCGATCGCCTATCCTGGATGACAGCACCATTTCCAGCACTGGACCAAAGGAATCACAGCTGAAGGAAGAACAGGAAGTCTATGGCCCGGCTGCTCCAGAGCCTTATGTTGAGGAGTACCCACCTTACCCTCCGCCTCCATATCCCAGCATGACAGAGCAGGAGGGACCGGGGGAGGACAGCATCAATATGAAGGCGCCAGAGGTCACAGGACAGGTCACACTACCACCG GGTAAAAGAACGAATCTGCGTAAGACAGGCTCGGAGCGCATCAACCATGGGATGCGTGTGCGCTTTAACCCCCTAGCCCTCCTGCTGGACTCCTCTTTAGAGGGCGAGTACGACCTCGTCCAGAGGATCATATATGAG GTGGACGACCCCAGTTTGCCCAATGATGAGGGCATCACTGCTCTGCACAATGCTGTGTGTGCTGGACACACAGAAATTGTAAAGTTCCTGGTGCAGTTTGGAGTGAACGTGAATGCCGCAGACAGCGATGGAtg GACTCCCCTGCACTGCGCTGCTTCTTGTAATAACGTGCAAGTGTGTAAGTTCCTGGTGGAATCGGGAGCTGCCGTATATGCCACAACCTACAGCGACATGCAGACGGCGGCAGACAAGTGCGAAGAGATGGAAGAAGGATACGCCCAATGTTCTCAGTTTCTCTATG GTGTGCAGGAGAAGATGGGCATAATGAACAGGGGCGTCGTTTATGCCCTGTGGGACTATGATGCAGAGAGCCCAGATGAGTTGTCCTTTAAAGAAGGAGACTGCCTGACTGTCCTACGAAGAGAGGACAGTGAAGAAACAGAGTGGTGGTGGGCAAGATGTGCCGACAATGAGGGCTACATACCTCGCAATCTTCTCGGG ctatACCCCAGAATCAAACCCAGACAGAGGAGCCTTGCGTAA
- the tp53bp2b gene encoding apoptosis-stimulating of p53 protein 2b isoform X3 — translation MMPMFLTVYLSNSDKHFTELPITPETLCRDVVDMCKEPGEVDCYLAEMWRGSERVIGDSERIIEVLQRWGQQRAEVRFFLRHDRAPGHDTGGHRAPESLAKRNAVKGTMDRYMENGMATPHMDITLSELQEMASRQQQQINAQQQLLATKEQRLRFLKLQDQRQQQQQASEQEKLRLLRENAENQEAKLRRVRALKGQVEQKRISNSKLVEEIEQMNGLFQQKQRELVVAVSRVEELSRQLDMLRGGKMDISHEAGPSSSGELERLYKELQLRNKLNQEQSAKLQQQRENLNKRNIEMATMDKRVAELRERLWKKKAALQQKENLPQPSEGQSSQPIGPSRVAAVGPYIQTTPAPPVPPRQEILVKPAYPDGTATLPKPLPKPTTKTNSSTHVHSSTLPRMTSHGSQEKDSEADLRPPPLPLRKNQSSEDLLRDAQSAGRTFGKVPPPVPSKPKPALPGQSTFSKPPYSTGTFPGKARSANQKPPMPLPSHNNTLPLPLPPKPDTLPAATVRPFTSDTLAGKETSTTTTLHKPQTVAASSIYSMYTQQSTLGKGYQGQSTLTRSQPRLYGKPVIPSSGGQQSLIQDSSHLEKTGGLDGDQVDQGNNMAPGSSSVEGQEVERVPRPLSPTKLLPFLSNSHRLQSDVDLEALRKRLHHAPRPLKKRGSITESEGPGGPNIQKLLYQKTTLAAMETTITPATFFQTEGEDGCRPVAVEGTRPQEGHHDTTIPECEREEEDIMPPPLPPRSPILDDSTISSTGPKESQLKEEQEVYGPAAPEPYVEEYPPYPPPPYPSMTEQEGPGEDSINMKAPEVTGQVTLPPGKRTNLRKTGSERINHGMRVRFNPLALLLDSSLEGEYDLVQRIIYEVDDPSLPNDEGITALHNAVCAGHTEIVKFLVQFGVNVNAADSDGWTPLHCAASCNNVQVCKFLVESGAAVYATTYSDMQTAADKCEEMEEGYAQCSQFLYGVQEKMGIMNRGVVYALWDYDAESPDELSFKEGDCLTVLRREDSEETEWWWARCADNEGYIPRNLLGLYPRIKPRQRSLA, via the exons ATGTTCTTAACGGTGTACCTCAGCAACAGCGACAAGCACTTCACTGAGCTTCCTATCACGCCAGAGACGCTGTGTCGAGATGTGGTGGACATGTGTAAAGAGCCAGGGGAGGTGGACTGCTATCTGGCTGAGATGTGGAGAGGATCTG AGCGTGTGATTGGTGACAGCGAGCGTATTATCGAAGTACTGCAGCGCTGGGGTCAGCAAAGGGCGGAGGTGCGATTCTTCCTGCGCCATGACCGAGCACCTGGCCACGATACAG GAGGTCACAGAGCTCCAGAGTCACTTGCCAAGAGAAATGCTGTGAAGGGGACAATGGACAGATACATGGAAAATGGA ATGGCGACCCCTCATATGGACATCACTCTCAGCGAGTTGCAAGAGATGGCGTCCCGGCAACAACAACAGATCAACGCACAACAACAGCTCCTGGCCACAAAG GAACAGCGACTGCGATTCCTGAAGCTGCAAGACCagcggcagcagcagcagcaggcgTCCGAGCAGGAGAAACTGCGACTGCTGCGGGAGAACGCAGAGAACCAGGAGGCCAAATTGCGCAGGGTTCGAGCTCTAAAAGGACAAGTGGAACAGAAACGCATCAGCAATAGTAAACTAG TGGAGGAAATCGAGCAGATGAATGGTCTGTTCCAGCAGAAGCAGCGGGAGCTGGTGGTAGCCGTCAGCAGGGTTGAGGAGTTGAGTCGACAACTGGACATGTTACGTGGTGGCAAAATGGACATCTCACACGAGGCTGGACCGAGCTCCAGTGGAGAACTTGAGCGACTATACAAAGAACTTCAG CTgaggaataaattaaatcagGAGCAAAGTGCCAAACTCCAGCAGCAGAGAGAGAATCTAAACAAGAGGAACATAGAAATGGCCACCATGGACAAAAGAGTGGCTGAACTGAGAGAGAGGCTCTGGAAGAAAAAAGCTGCTCTCCAACAGAAAGAGAACTTGCCT CAGCCATCTGAGGGGCAGAGCTCTCAGCCCATCGGCCCTTCCAGGGTTGCTGCTGTTGGGCCGTACATCCAGACCACCCCAGCTCCTCCAGTTCCTCCCAGGCAGGAGATTCTGGTGAAGCCTGCTTATCCCGACGGCACAGCTACCCTTCCCAAACCCCTCCCTAAACCGACCACAA AAACCAACAGCAGCACCCATGTCCACTCCTCCACCCTTCCCCGTATGACCAGTCACGGATCTCAGGAAAAAG ATTCTGAGGCAGATTTGAGACCACCGCCATTGCCCTTACGCAAGAACCAGAGTAGTGAGGACCTCTTGAGGGATGCCCAG TCTGCAGGTAGAACGTTTGGGAAGGTTCCACCTCCTGTTCCCAGCAAGCCCAAACCTGCTCTACCAGGCCAGTCCACCTTCAGTAAACCTCCTTACAGCACAGGCACCTTCCCTGGCAAAGCCagatcagccaatcagaaacccCCAATGCCCCTTCCATCCCACAACAACACCTTACCCCTACCTCTGCCCCCTAAACCAGACACCTTACCTGCTGCAACGGTACGTCCTTTCACGTCAGATACTTTAGCAGGGAAAGAGACCTCCACCACCACCACACTCCACAAGCCTCAGACGGTGGCAGCTAGCTCCATCTACTCCATGTACACCCAACAGAGCACTCTCGGGAAGGGTTACCAAGGGCAAAGTACACTGACCCGTTCACAGCCTCGAT TATACGGTAAACCAGTCATCCCATCCAGTGGGGGGCAGCAGTcccttattcaggacagtagcCATCTTGAGAAAACTGGAGGTCTAGATGGTGACCAAGTGGACCAGGGCAACAATATGGCCCCTGGATCCTCCTCTGTTGAGGGCCAGGAGGTAGAACGTGTTCCCCGGCCCCTCAGCCCAACCAAACTTCTCCCGTTCCTCTCAAATTCCCATCGGCTCCAGAGCGACGTTGACTTGGAGGCCCTGAGGAAGAGACTGCACCATGCACCCAGGCCTCTTAAAAAGCGTGGCTCTATTACAGAATCCGAGGGGCCCGGTGGACCCAACATCCAGAAGCTCCTCTACCAGAAGACCACGCTGGCGGCCATGGAGACCACCATCACCCCAGCTACCTTCTTTCAGACAGAAGGCGAGGATGGATGCAGGCCGGTAGCTGTTGAGGGCACTAGACCTCAGGAAGGACACCATGATACTACGATACccgagtgtgagagagaggaggaggacaTAATGCCTCCACCGCTTCCACCTCGATCGCCTATCCTGGATGACAGCACCATTTCCAGCACTGGACCAAAGGAATCACAGCTGAAGGAAGAACAGGAAGTCTATGGCCCGGCTGCTCCAGAGCCTTATGTTGAGGAGTACCCACCTTACCCTCCGCCTCCATATCCCAGCATGACAGAGCAGGAGGGACCGGGGGAGGACAGCATCAATATGAAGGCGCCAGAGGTCACAGGACAGGTCACACTACCACCG GGTAAAAGAACGAATCTGCGTAAGACAGGCTCGGAGCGCATCAACCATGGGATGCGTGTGCGCTTTAACCCCCTAGCCCTCCTGCTGGACTCCTCTTTAGAGGGCGAGTACGACCTCGTCCAGAGGATCATATATGAG GTGGACGACCCCAGTTTGCCCAATGATGAGGGCATCACTGCTCTGCACAATGCTGTGTGTGCTGGACACACAGAAATTGTAAAGTTCCTGGTGCAGTTTGGAGTGAACGTGAATGCCGCAGACAGCGATGGAtg GACTCCCCTGCACTGCGCTGCTTCTTGTAATAACGTGCAAGTGTGTAAGTTCCTGGTGGAATCGGGAGCTGCCGTATATGCCACAACCTACAGCGACATGCAGACGGCGGCAGACAAGTGCGAAGAGATGGAAGAAGGATACGCCCAATGTTCTCAGTTTCTCTATG GTGTGCAGGAGAAGATGGGCATAATGAACAGGGGCGTCGTTTATGCCCTGTGGGACTATGATGCAGAGAGCCCAGATGAGTTGTCCTTTAAAGAAGGAGACTGCCTGACTGTCCTACGAAGAGAGGACAGTGAAGAAACAGAGTGGTGGTGGGCAAGATGTGCCGACAATGAGGGCTACATACCTCGCAATCTTCTCGGG ctatACCCCAGAATCAAACCCAGACAGAGGAGCCTTGCGTAA